In the Synechococcus sp. UW179A genome, one interval contains:
- a CDS encoding SagB family peptide dehydrogenase has product MKFFIQFPDFINIDNVIRLRSGVIDTIVPSQIIDDRIIALISQPISTDSFEEHINDLLPLFAFSCGFGRVKIFTECKGIVFELKRSCRISLKTKKVSLFYDNHEYIIRTDSTTAIYMAPSSAWILTSKIKLIPTVEKLLNSDNSFINLMRSICDEIPQQANTSSQVSNDQASRHIPIDIVDQLHIAHSRKGFDHTQPIGATFPYDVDPPHLFYKSNKSKADPISLNQLVLSSLPAISFTSTISSRRSRKSLDINRFLSFDDLSRFLGTVFYTTRIFLRSDEYPNSYDSCLRFYPNGGGVHELEPFIVVNRVSGLDSGIYHYSPFHHQLSLLSVSHSDLKSTISEAYHSSGKESLPAVFIILVSRLERLSWKYERMAYHVTLKNTGVILGFMSQVASLLNLYGCPMGNSDSFRFSQIIGEDPLKMPAVGEFCLSPSD; this is encoded by the coding sequence ATGAAATTTTTTATTCAGTTTCCTGACTTTATCAACATTGACAATGTAATCAGACTTCGCTCTGGTGTTATTGATACCATTGTTCCTTCACAAATCATAGACGATCGGATCATTGCTCTTATCAGCCAACCAATTTCGACAGATTCTTTCGAAGAGCATATTAATGATCTCCTTCCACTGTTTGCCTTTTCATGTGGATTCGGAAGGGTAAAAATATTTACAGAATGTAAGGGCATTGTTTTTGAGTTAAAGCGTTCTTGCCGTATTTCTCTTAAAACAAAGAAGGTCTCTCTTTTTTATGATAATCATGAGTACATTATCCGAACAGATAGTACTACGGCAATATATATGGCACCTAGTTCTGCTTGGATACTTACTTCTAAAATTAAACTCATTCCAACTGTCGAAAAATTATTGAACTCCGATAACTCGTTCATCAATTTGATGAGATCTATTTGTGATGAGATCCCCCAACAGGCTAATACATCATCTCAAGTCTCAAATGATCAAGCATCTCGGCATATCCCTATTGATATTGTCGATCAATTACATATAGCTCATTCACGCAAGGGTTTCGACCACACACAGCCAATTGGAGCAACCTTCCCCTATGATGTTGATCCTCCTCATCTCTTCTATAAATCAAATAAATCAAAAGCGGATCCTATTTCACTCAATCAACTAGTCTTATCCTCTCTACCTGCTATTAGTTTTACATCAACAATCTCATCACGACGTTCGCGAAAGAGTCTCGATATCAATCGTTTTTTATCATTCGATGATCTTTCGAGATTTTTAGGCACTGTCTTTTACACTACAAGAATATTTTTGCGTTCAGATGAATATCCTAATAGCTATGATTCATGTTTAAGATTTTATCCAAATGGTGGTGGTGTTCACGAATTAGAGCCTTTTATTGTTGTCAATCGCGTTTCAGGACTCGATTCAGGTATCTATCATTATTCACCTTTCCACCACCAATTATCTTTACTTTCTGTTAGTCATTCTGATCTTAAATCGACGATTTCTGAAGCATATCACTCTTCTGGAAAAGAATCACTTCCTGCCGTTTTTATAATATTAGTCTCAAGACTCGAGAGGTTGTCCTGGAAATATGAGCGAATGGCATACCACGTTACCCTCAAGAATACTGGAGTGATTTTAGGTTTTATGTCACAAGTAGCTTCTTTGCTCAATTTATATGGGTGCCCAATGGGCAATAGTGACTCATTCCGGTTTAGTCAAATTATTGGAGAAGATCCACTCAAAATGCCTGCAGTCGGAGAATTTTGTCTGAGTCCCAGTGATTAG
- a CDS encoding YcaO-like family protein, with amino-acid sequence MDSSNVVYDKLFIDIYKQLESINSIEIHRLSDKINQDLSILIFKCAEWISKNYFIVDFENEQIQNQYLFHVRLGLNLSDLIFDDNSCCLTVEDLTKQSYQSDDNKLANLYSCCTSKHLQGLNVRTFLINDKPTIADKEYIYQEIAKSCIDRDLFQIIISTKTGIIISQLFNNGSSPCSNCLFNTLEETDEIRLYQNTVRSSKLSNTSLFLRNWWNAESFAVMIYANLLKRLHLLDSTMPKLPFVEYIDYLGIDRQQYHVLRRHLSCQNYNCQFDFDPIQNLKADLNVEVHLQNSQSGLRSLSANMFIDNAEHLVSPLTGVVKFLTKVKQSESDMYHVYNSGHNWAVHLNSISDLKAGLRTNSQGKGESDAQAKAGAIAEAIERFSPLHNKEQTVIFSSQSDLRMPSVSLQACLKFSDLQYQQRELWNDQNYRFANIPFPTNENTQLEWSKGYDLINDREILLPSGYLFFGYDSDYEANFYSIGCSNGISVGANCQDSIIQGFLELIERDAVGIWWNNMLRCPGIHPSKFHTKYIDDLHSFYKTMNRELYFLDLTTDIHIPVIAAICFRTDKNKKDILMAFGAHFDPVIAAQRALGEINQFFPAVSDIKDDTDSNYLYDDPQSLQWWSSANFENQPYLVPSCYGDLPSNYFEGEGPSTSRELLDQIKQLCMNHNFDFYAYNYTKPNINISCTKTIVPQLSHFWARYGCDRLFEVPVRMGYLQHQNKETDFNPIPMFL; translated from the coding sequence TTGGACTCATCGAATGTTGTCTACGACAAATTATTTATTGATATATATAAGCAACTAGAGTCTATAAACTCTATAGAGATTCATAGATTATCAGACAAAATAAATCAGGATTTATCCATCTTAATCTTCAAATGTGCAGAATGGATTAGTAAAAACTATTTTATTGTTGATTTCGAGAATGAGCAAATTCAGAATCAATATCTGTTTCACGTGAGACTCGGATTAAATCTAAGCGATCTTATATTTGATGATAATTCTTGTTGCCTAACAGTAGAAGATCTTACCAAGCAATCTTATCAATCCGATGATAATAAATTAGCAAATTTGTATAGTTGTTGTACTTCAAAGCATTTACAGGGCCTAAACGTTAGGACTTTTCTTATTAATGACAAGCCTACAATTGCCGATAAAGAGTACATATACCAAGAGATTGCGAAAAGTTGCATAGATCGCGATCTATTCCAAATAATTATTTCAACAAAGACAGGTATTATCATCTCCCAACTATTTAATAACGGATCTAGCCCTTGCTCAAATTGTTTGTTCAATACATTAGAAGAAACAGATGAAATACGACTTTATCAAAATACTGTAAGAAGTTCGAAATTATCAAACACCAGTTTATTTCTACGAAATTGGTGGAATGCAGAATCTTTTGCTGTGATGATTTATGCAAATCTATTAAAACGACTTCATTTATTAGATTCAACAATGCCAAAATTACCATTCGTTGAATATATTGATTATCTTGGCATTGATAGGCAACAATATCATGTACTGCGTAGACATCTCTCATGCCAAAACTATAATTGTCAATTTGATTTCGACCCAATTCAGAATCTTAAAGCAGATTTAAACGTTGAAGTTCATCTACAAAATTCTCAATCTGGTCTCCGTAGCCTATCCGCTAATATGTTCATCGATAACGCTGAGCACTTAGTAAGTCCGTTAACAGGTGTCGTTAAATTCCTAACGAAAGTAAAGCAAAGTGAGTCTGATATGTATCATGTTTATAATTCAGGGCATAATTGGGCTGTTCATCTGAATTCAATCAGTGATTTAAAAGCAGGATTACGTACTAATTCCCAAGGCAAAGGTGAAAGCGATGCACAAGCAAAGGCTGGAGCCATTGCTGAGGCGATTGAGCGATTTTCTCCATTACATAATAAGGAACAGACTGTTATTTTTAGCTCCCAGTCTGATCTTAGAATGCCTTCCGTATCATTACAAGCATGCTTAAAATTTTCAGATTTACAATATCAACAACGTGAATTATGGAATGATCAGAATTATCGGTTTGCTAATATTCCTTTCCCAACCAATGAGAACACTCAACTTGAGTGGTCAAAAGGCTACGATTTAATTAATGATAGAGAAATACTCCTTCCCTCTGGTTATCTTTTTTTTGGCTATGATTCTGATTATGAAGCCAATTTTTATTCCATTGGTTGTTCGAATGGTATATCCGTTGGTGCCAACTGTCAGGACTCAATCATTCAAGGTTTTTTAGAACTTATAGAGCGTGATGCAGTTGGAATTTGGTGGAATAATATGCTTCGGTGTCCTGGAATTCATCCTTCAAAGTTTCATACAAAATATATTGATGATCTTCACTCTTTTTACAAGACAATGAATAGAGAATTATATTTTCTAGATTTAACAACTGATATCCACATTCCTGTGATCGCTGCTATATGTTTTAGAACTGATAAAAATAAGAAGGATATATTGATGGCATTTGGTGCTCATTTTGATCCTGTAATTGCAGCGCAACGTGCTCTAGGCGAAATCAACCAGTTTTTTCCAGCTGTTTCAGATATTAAAGATGACACTGACTCAAATTATCTATATGATGATCCACAATCCCTTCAATGGTGGTCTTCCGCCAATTTTGAGAATCAACCCTATCTGGTGCCCTCATGCTATGGAGATCTCCCCTCTAATTATTTTGAAGGTGAAGGGCCATCAACATCTCGTGAACTGCTTGATCAGATAAAACAGCTCTGTATGAATCATAATTTCGATTTTTATGCCTATAACTACACTAAACCTAATATCAATATTTCATGTACAAAAACAATAGTTCCACAATTATCACATTTCTGGGCTAGATATGGTTGTGATCGATTGTTCGAAGTTCCGGTTCGTATGGGGTATCTTCAGCATCAAAATAAGGAGACTGACTTCAATCCAATTCCAATGTTCTTATGA
- a CDS encoding thiocillin family RiPP: MTFGAAQGHFKLSYDENRAKQFMHIYERLVEESWSNPELRERLKSDLSGVLEENGFDTEGFKFVAYETDYSNTLHLPLPQKPTSDVLSEEQLSSLSEGSSSAACAGTAGTMGCPAGSASTSGSAGSYCAKPKKNG, from the coding sequence ATGACTTTTGGAGCTGCTCAAGGACATTTCAAACTCTCTTACGACGAAAATCGTGCTAAACAATTCATGCACATCTATGAAAGGCTTGTGGAAGAGTCTTGGTCAAACCCAGAATTGAGAGAACGCCTGAAATCTGATTTAAGTGGTGTCTTGGAAGAAAATGGTTTTGATACAGAAGGATTTAAGTTTGTGGCTTATGAAACAGATTACAGCAACACGCTACATCTTCCTCTTCCTCAAAAACCGACCAGTGACGTTTTGAGTGAAGAGCAATTATCCTCCTTATCAGAAGGGAGTTCGTCAGCTGCCTGTGCAGGAACCGCTGGAACGATGGGCTGTCCAGCAGGTTCAGCAAGCACCTCAGGTTCAGCTGGAAGCTACTGCGCGAAGCCCAAAAAGAATGGTTAA
- a CDS encoding thiocillin family RiPP: MIFGAAQGHFKLSYDENRAKQFMHIYERLVEESWSNPELRERLKSDLSGVLEENGFDTEGFKFVAYETDYSNTLHLPLPQKPTSDVLSEEQLSSLSEGSSSAACAGTAGTMGCPAGSASTSGSAGSHCTKPKKH, from the coding sequence ATGATTTTTGGAGCTGCTCAAGGACATTTCAAACTCTCTTACGACGAAAATCGTGCTAAACAATTCATGCACATCTATGAAAGGCTTGTGGAAGAGTCTTGGTCAAACCCAGAATTGAGAGAACGCCTGAAATCTGATTTAAGTGGTGTCTTGGAAGAAAATGGTTTTGATACAGAAGGATTTAAGTTTGTGGCTTATGAAACAGATTACAGCAACACGCTACATCTTCCTCTTCCTCAAAAACCGACCAGTGACGTTTTGAGTGAAGAGCAATTATCCTCCTTATCAGAAGGGAGTTCGTCAGCTGCCTGTGCAGGAACCGCTGGAACGATGGGCTGCCCAGCAGGTTCAGCAAGCACCTCAGGTTCAGCTGGAAGCCACTGCACGAAGCCCAAAAAGCATTGA
- a CDS encoding thiocillin family RiPP — MKSDLSCVLDENGFDTEGRKFETYETELHERHVVHLPLPRKPPLANFNEEQLAAIAGGGSCSGSAGTAGSASCPAGSASTTGSAGSHCTKPKKH, encoded by the coding sequence TTGAAATCTGATTTAAGTTGTGTCTTGGATGAAAATGGTTTTGATACTGAAGGCCGAAAGTTCGAGACATATGAAACTGAGCTTCACGAAAGACATGTTGTGCATCTGCCTTTGCCTAGAAAACCACCGTTAGCGAATTTCAACGAAGAACAGCTAGCCGCAATTGCTGGTGGTGGTTCCTGCTCAGGTTCCGCAGGTACGGCTGGAAGTGCAAGTTGTCCAGCGGGTTCAGCAAGCACCACAGGTTCAGCTGGAAGCCACTGCACGAAGCCCAAAAAGCATTGA